A single genomic interval of Acipenser ruthenus chromosome 28, fAciRut3.2 maternal haplotype, whole genome shotgun sequence harbors:
- the LOC117435160 gene encoding guanine nucleotide-binding protein G(I)/G(S)/G(O) subunit gamma-T2-like — protein sequence MARDLSDKEIMAMELAQLQKEVKTERIPVSTTAKELVAWIESQAAEDHLLKGIPEDKNPFKEKGGCLIT from the exons ATGGCACGTGACCTTTCAGATAAAGAAATCATGGCGATGGAACTGGCGCAGCTACAGAAGGAAGTGAAGACTGAGAGGATTCCG GTTTCCACGACGGCGAAGGAGCTGGTGGCATGGATCGAATCGCAGGCCGCTGAGGACCACCTCCTCAAAGGCATCCCCGAAGACAAGAACCCCTTCAAAGAGAAAGGAGGGTGCTTAATTACCTGA